In one window of Cynocephalus volans isolate mCynVol1 chromosome 6, mCynVol1.pri, whole genome shotgun sequence DNA:
- the TOMM7 gene encoding mitochondrial import receptor subunit TOM7 homolog, which produces MVKLSKEAKQRLQQLFRGGQFAIRWGFIPLVIYLGFKRGADPGMPEPTVLSLLWG; this is translated from the exons ATGGTGAAGCTGAGCAAGGAGGCCaagcagaggctgcagcagcTCTTCAGGGGTGGCCAGTTTGCCATCCGCTGGGGGTTTATTCCTCTCGTGATTTACTTGG GATTTAAGAGGGGTGCAGATCCTGGAATGCCTGAACCAACTGTTTTGAG